A single genomic interval of Candidatus Bathyarchaeum sp. harbors:
- the hypA gene encoding hydrogenase maturation nickel metallochaperone HypA yields the protein MHEFSMATQIVENVLQEAKRNGAKKVAEVHLVIGKMTFLGVDQIRFSYGVLVKDTIMKDSKLIIEEQDGVIQCDSCGFKGPVPIEDDPAYHIPVPTLKCPKCGKEAKIVEGKECTIKSIRILKPQEKNNDTNK from the coding sequence GTGCATGAATTTTCCATGGCAACTCAAATCGTGGAAAACGTTTTACAAGAAGCAAAACGTAACGGCGCCAAAAAAGTTGCCGAAGTTCATCTGGTTATTGGAAAAATGACGTTTCTGGGAGTAGATCAGATACGCTTTTCCTACGGGGTTTTAGTAAAGGACACCATAATGAAGGACTCTAAACTAATAATCGAAGAACAGGACGGAGTTATACAATGCGACAGTTGTGGATTCAAAGGTCCCGTTCCCATCGAAGACGATCCAGCTTACCATATTCCTGTTCCGACCCTTAAGTGCCCAAAATGTGGAAAAGAAGCAAAAATAGTTGAAGGAAAAGAATGTACAATAAAGAGCATAAGAATTCTCAAACCGCAGGAAAAAAACAATGACACTAACAAATGA
- the hypD gene encoding hydrogenase formation protein HypD: protein MTLTNDPQNFRDPQLAKKAAEHIKKIAPDHPVKFCHVCGTHEWTITHYGLRSLLPNSVEVIAGPGCPVCILPAADIDEAIALAEQGVTITSFGDLIRVPGSTTSLQKAKASGADVRIVYGLYDAIQMAKKNPEKEFVFLAVGFETTTPATAVEVLNNPPENFSFLVSHRVIPPAMELLLGIEDLQIDGFIAAGHVCTIAGMKPYEVFSKKHCMPTVAAGFEPLDILFAVDMLLKQLKDGKARLENEYSRVVSWDGNVKAQKMVEQVFDVVDGQWRGIGKIPRSGLVLKKEFEKFDARKKYDLHIEDSKDILKGCLCHLVMVGRIRPSECPSYMTECTPEHPKGACMVSNEGTCRIWAKHKVNLK, encoded by the coding sequence ATGACACTAACAAATGACCCCCAAAACTTTCGTGACCCCCAGCTAGCAAAAAAAGCTGCAGAACACATCAAAAAAATTGCTCCTGATCATCCAGTCAAGTTTTGTCATGTCTGTGGAACCCACGAATGGACAATCACCCATTATGGTCTTAGGTCACTTCTTCCAAACAGTGTAGAAGTTATTGCGGGTCCAGGATGCCCAGTTTGTATTCTTCCAGCAGCAGACATTGACGAAGCCATAGCCCTCGCAGAACAAGGAGTTACAATCACCAGTTTTGGTGACCTCATTAGAGTACCCGGCTCAACGACTTCCTTGCAAAAAGCAAAAGCCTCAGGAGCAGACGTAAGAATAGTTTACGGATTATATGACGCAATCCAGATGGCGAAAAAGAATCCTGAAAAGGAATTCGTGTTTTTGGCGGTTGGGTTTGAAACCACAACCCCTGCAACTGCTGTTGAGGTGTTAAATAATCCGCCTGAAAACTTTAGTTTTCTTGTTTCCCACAGGGTTATTCCACCAGCCATGGAGCTACTTTTGGGCATCGAAGACCTGCAGATTGATGGGTTTATTGCAGCAGGTCATGTTTGCACCATTGCAGGAATGAAACCTTACGAAGTTTTTTCCAAAAAGCACTGCATGCCTACGGTTGCGGCGGGTTTTGAGCCATTGGATATTTTGTTTGCTGTTGATATGCTGCTAAAGCAACTCAAGGATGGAAAAGCCAGATTAGAAAACGAATATAGCAGGGTTGTTTCTTGGGATGGGAATGTTAAGGCTCAAAAAATGGTTGAGCAAGTTTTTGATGTTGTGGATGGTCAGTGGCGGGGAATCGGAAAGATTCCCAGATCTGGTTTGGTGTTAAAGAAAGAGTTTGAAAAGTTTGATGCACGCAAAAAATACGATTTGCATATTGAAGATTCCAAGGATATTTTGAAGGGGTGTTTGTGCCATTTGGTTATGGTGGGCAGAATCAGGCCTTCAGAGTGTCCAAGTTACATGACAGAGTGCACTCCAGAACATCCAAAGGGAGCCTGCATGGTTTCTAACGAGGGAACATGTCGGATTTGGGCAAAACATAAAGTAAACTTGAAGTGA
- the hypE gene encoding hydrogenase expression/formation protein HypE, with protein sequence MDRITMAHGAGGTVMGDMIKNHIVKYLGGSNAEIPLEALDDSAVVDNIVLKSDSHAVKPLFFPGGDIGRLSIAGTVNDISMIGAQPIALTCGMVLEEGLPVDDLDKILHGMKQACDEAGVHVVTGDTKVIEKSGFGGCLINTSGIGKRNEALEHNIAEVKKYRSFEHRWLLDSNVREGDKLIISGTVGDHGITVLSAQEGYNFGSNIISDVAPLNKTIQKLLKVGGIVAMKDPTRGGLSNSLNEWSQKSKVGLMVHESKIPVRGDVRAACEMLGLDPLEIGNEGKVLVGVVPEKAEEVLSILKETKYGKNAQIIGEATCDFTEVVLETVVGGKRILAPPVGDPIPRIC encoded by the coding sequence ATGGACCGCATAACTATGGCTCACGGCGCAGGCGGCACCGTCATGGGCGACATGATAAAAAACCACATCGTAAAATATCTAGGCGGAAGCAACGCCGAAATTCCCCTTGAAGCCCTTGATGACTCTGCGGTAGTTGATAACATAGTTTTGAAATCTGACTCTCACGCAGTCAAACCCTTGTTCTTTCCCGGCGGAGACATAGGACGCCTCTCCATCGCAGGAACAGTCAACGACATCTCCATGATTGGCGCCCAACCCATCGCCCTTACCTGTGGAATGGTTTTAGAAGAAGGCCTGCCCGTAGACGACTTGGACAAAATCCTACACGGTATGAAACAAGCCTGTGACGAAGCAGGAGTTCATGTAGTTACTGGAGATACAAAAGTCATCGAAAAAAGCGGCTTTGGCGGATGCCTCATAAACACTTCTGGAATCGGAAAAAGAAACGAAGCCTTGGAACACAACATTGCAGAAGTAAAAAAATACCGAAGTTTCGAACACCGATGGTTGCTGGATTCAAACGTGCGTGAAGGGGACAAGTTAATCATTTCTGGCACTGTAGGCGACCATGGAATAACTGTTTTGTCAGCACAGGAAGGCTACAACTTTGGCAGTAACATCATTTCTGACGTTGCACCATTAAACAAAACAATACAAAAACTTCTGAAAGTCGGCGGCATCGTAGCCATGAAAGACCCAACCCGTGGCGGCTTATCTAATTCATTAAACGAGTGGAGCCAAAAATCCAAGGTGGGACTGATGGTTCACGAGTCAAAAATCCCTGTTCGGGGAGATGTCAGGGCGGCGTGTGAAATGCTTGGTTTAGATCCCCTAGAAATTGGTAACGAAGGCAAAGTGCTTGTGGGGGTTGTTCCAGAAAAAGCTGAAGAAGTTTTGTCTATTCTAAAAGAAACCAAATACGGCAAAAACGCTCAGATAATCGGCGAGGCAACCTGCGACTTTACTGAAGTAGTACTAGAAACAGTAGTCGGCGGAAAACGAATCCTCGCCCCACCAGTTGGTGATCCGATTCCAAGAATCTGCTAA
- a CDS encoding 4Fe-4S dicluster domain-containing protein, giving the protein MLKKEDTNKLVVERILHAKNYCITLDKTKCKGCGICEQICPREAIQTIKHEKKPEEKAKQPTVDINKEKCNYCGMCDAICPFGAITVEINGEHKRPVVESESFPELKRNIQVDPSKCNADCKELEQVCPLDLIQVTVPDKENQLVKIEIDEGSCPCCRLCETEVPNSPIHVEKMFKGKLRIDTKKCPEGCSDCVDVCPIPGVLVLSDSGKVEVNEQNCVYCGACKVVCPKEGALALERTQISHTPVHSGAWNSALEKLASVRAVTKELQTKSTKRRKQSVENRFPEEEKK; this is encoded by the coding sequence TTGCTCAAAAAAGAAGACACCAACAAACTTGTTGTAGAGAGGATTTTACACGCCAAAAACTACTGCATTACTTTGGACAAAACCAAATGCAAAGGTTGTGGAATTTGTGAACAGATTTGCCCCAGAGAAGCCATCCAAACAATAAAGCACGAAAAGAAGCCAGAAGAAAAAGCAAAACAGCCCACAGTTGATATCAACAAGGAAAAATGCAACTACTGTGGAATGTGTGATGCCATTTGCCCTTTTGGAGCAATAACAGTTGAAATCAATGGAGAACACAAGCGTCCCGTTGTGGAAAGTGAAAGTTTTCCTGAGCTTAAAAGAAACATCCAAGTTGACCCAAGCAAATGCAATGCAGATTGTAAAGAACTTGAGCAGGTTTGTCCGCTAGATTTGATTCAGGTTACAGTTCCAGATAAGGAAAATCAGCTGGTTAAGATAGAAATCGACGAGGGTTCGTGTCCGTGTTGTCGGTTGTGTGAAACTGAAGTTCCAAACAGTCCCATTCATGTTGAAAAAATGTTCAAAGGAAAGCTCAGAATCGACACAAAAAAATGCCCAGAAGGTTGCAGTGATTGTGTGGATGTTTGTCCGATTCCAGGGGTTTTGGTTTTGTCTGATTCGGGAAAGGTTGAAGTTAACGAACAGAACTGTGTCTATTGTGGAGCCTGTAAGGTGGTTTGCCCAAAAGAAGGCGCATTAGCTCTTGAACGAACCCAGATTTCTCATACTCCAGTTCATTCGGGGGCATGGAACAGTGCTCTGGAAAAGCTGGCGTCTGTTCGTGCCGTAACTAAAGAGTTGCAAACAAAAAGCACAAAGCGTCGAAAACAGTCTGTAGAGAACAGGTTCCCTGAGGAGGAAAAAAAGTAG
- the hdrA2 gene encoding CoB-CoM heterodisulfide reductase HdrA2: MSEEPRIGVFVCHCGLNIAGVIDMKELTEYAKTLPNVVVATDNRYTCADPGQEEIRKAIKEHDLNRVVVAACSPRMHEPTFRRTVSDAGLNPYLFEMANIREFSSWCHGNDPKGATEKAKEIVKMAVAKARLLKDLKTMEVPVTNQALIVGGGIAGICSALDLADMGYKVYLLEKTESIGGHMAALDKTFPTLDCSICIEGPKMVDVYRHPNIEIISFADLVSVEGFVGNFKVKIKKKPRYVVAKDCTGCGECRDVCPIEIPNDWDESLGVRKAISVPFDQAVPLVYTVNRDYCIECYKCVDACGAREAINFDQTEEEIELEVGTIIVSTGFDVYKPFQDTQYGYGRFDNVITAMEFERLILAAGPTGGKVIRASDGKKPHSVSFIQCVGSRDINRYEYCSGFCCMYAIKNAVLLKEKYRDDVDVNIFYLDMRTNFKGYEQFYRRARELGVNFIQGKVAQVEEIPETKNLLLRAEDSMLGEPIEIESEMVVLSTAAIPSQGTEEVARILSITRGTDGFFMESHPKLKPLDTPVDGVFLAGACQGPKDIPYSVAQGSGAAARAATILSQKTWKIEPIIAEIDSDKCIKCGICATVCPYSAIEGEKGKTAEVTAAMCHGCGTCVAECPVDAINQKHFTDEQIKAQIDAALETNPEGKILGFLCNWCSYAGADLAGTSRFEYPPHMRAIRVMCAGRVDKDFVLEAFKQGAAMVMVGACHLPFDCHYISGNVQMTKRMEALSKVLQKLGMSKERLRVEYISAAEGIKFAEVMREMTEQMQALGPEKIKAENEKMRPTLERMLSRKKNS; the protein is encoded by the coding sequence TTGTCTGAAGAGCCCAGAATTGGTGTGTTTGTTTGCCATTGCGGTTTGAACATTGCCGGCGTAATCGACATGAAAGAGTTAACCGAATACGCCAAAACCTTGCCCAACGTTGTTGTTGCAACAGATAACCGTTACACCTGTGCTGACCCCGGGCAAGAAGAAATCCGAAAAGCCATCAAAGAACACGACCTGAACCGTGTGGTTGTTGCGGCTTGTTCGCCGCGTATGCATGAGCCCACTTTTCGGCGAACTGTCTCTGATGCGGGTTTGAATCCTTACTTGTTTGAAATGGCAAACATCCGCGAGTTTTCGTCATGGTGCCATGGAAACGACCCCAAAGGAGCGACAGAAAAAGCCAAAGAAATCGTGAAAATGGCAGTTGCCAAGGCAAGGCTGTTAAAGGATCTTAAAACAATGGAGGTTCCAGTTACAAACCAGGCCCTAATAGTCGGAGGAGGAATCGCAGGAATTTGTTCCGCGCTGGACCTTGCGGACATGGGCTACAAAGTTTACTTGCTGGAAAAAACGGAAAGCATTGGCGGTCACATGGCAGCGTTAGATAAAACGTTTCCAACATTAGATTGTTCGATTTGTATTGAAGGACCAAAGATGGTTGATGTTTACCGTCATCCAAACATTGAGATTATTTCGTTTGCGGACCTTGTGAGCGTGGAAGGCTTTGTTGGAAACTTTAAGGTTAAAATCAAAAAGAAACCCCGATACGTTGTTGCCAAAGACTGCACAGGATGTGGAGAATGTCGGGACGTTTGCCCTATTGAGATTCCTAATGATTGGGATGAAAGTTTGGGGGTTCGTAAGGCGATTTCGGTTCCTTTTGATCAGGCGGTTCCATTGGTTTACACGGTTAATCGCGATTACTGTATTGAGTGCTACAAGTGTGTGGACGCTTGTGGTGCCCGTGAGGCAATTAATTTTGACCAAACCGAAGAAGAAATAGAACTAGAAGTAGGAACAATCATTGTCTCTACAGGTTTTGATGTTTACAAGCCATTCCAAGACACCCAGTACGGTTACGGCAGATTTGATAACGTGATAACAGCCATGGAGTTTGAGCGCCTGATTTTAGCGGCAGGACCTACTGGCGGTAAGGTTATTCGGGCTTCAGATGGTAAAAAGCCTCATTCGGTGTCGTTTATTCAATGTGTGGGTTCACGGGACATTAACCGGTACGAGTACTGTTCGGGTTTTTGTTGCATGTATGCCATAAAGAACGCTGTACTATTGAAAGAAAAGTACCGCGACGATGTTGACGTTAACATTTTCTATTTGGACATGCGTACTAACTTTAAGGGTTATGAGCAATTCTATCGCCGAGCCCGGGAGCTTGGAGTGAATTTTATTCAAGGCAAAGTCGCCCAAGTAGAAGAAATCCCTGAAACCAAGAATTTGCTGCTTCGTGCGGAGGATAGCATGCTTGGTGAGCCCATCGAAATCGAGTCTGAAATGGTGGTTTTGAGCACTGCAGCGATTCCAAGCCAAGGAACCGAAGAAGTTGCCCGAATTTTAAGCATAACACGGGGCACAGATGGATTCTTCATGGAAAGCCATCCCAAACTAAAACCGTTAGACACTCCTGTTGATGGTGTCTTTTTGGCGGGAGCTTGTCAAGGTCCAAAGGATATTCCGTACAGTGTAGCTCAGGGTAGTGGTGCGGCGGCCCGAGCGGCTACGATTCTTTCTCAGAAAACTTGGAAAATAGAGCCAATCATCGCTGAAATTGACTCAGACAAATGCATCAAATGTGGAATTTGTGCCACTGTTTGCCCTTACAGTGCAATTGAGGGAGAAAAAGGCAAGACTGCCGAAGTAACAGCCGCCATGTGTCATGGTTGTGGAACCTGTGTTGCAGAATGTCCAGTGGATGCCATTAATCAGAAGCATTTCACGGATGAGCAAATTAAAGCCCAGATAGACGCAGCCTTGGAAACAAACCCTGAAGGCAAAATTCTTGGATTCTTGTGTAACTGGTGCAGCTATGCCGGAGCTGATCTTGCAGGAACAAGCCGTTTTGAGTATCCACCACATATGCGAGCGATTCGTGTGATGTGCGCAGGTAGGGTGGACAAGGATTTTGTGCTTGAAGCATTCAAGCAAGGAGCAGCCATGGTTATGGTTGGGGCGTGTCATTTGCCTTTTGATTGCCACTATATTTCGGGTAACGTTCAAATGACTAAGCGGATGGAAGCTCTTTCTAAAGTTTTGCAAAAGCTGGGAATGAGCAAAGAACGTCTCAGAGTAGAATACATTTCCGCAGCAGAAGGCATCAAATTTGCAGAAGTCATGCGAGAAATGACCGAGCAAATGCAAGCATTAGGGCCAGAAAAAATTAAAGCTGAAAACGAGAAAATGCGTCCCACTCTGGAAAGGATGCTTTCAAGAAAGAAAAACAGTTAG
- a CDS encoding NusA-like transcription termination signal-binding factor, producing MASGIKLTSVEMRYIALFQSITGATVKDCIVDEELNRIIFVVKEGSIGMAIGKRGKNIHQLEKMTGKKHEVIEHSENPAQFIKNALKPAKVDEVRITERMDGKKIAVISVNPKDKGVAIGKNGRNAERIRFLAKRYFNIQNVSIT from the coding sequence ATGGCTTCTGGAATCAAGCTGACAAGTGTTGAAATGCGTTACATCGCCCTTTTTCAAAGCATCACCGGCGCAACAGTAAAAGACTGCATCGTAGACGAAGAACTAAACAGAATCATCTTTGTTGTCAAAGAAGGCTCTATCGGCATGGCCATCGGCAAACGCGGCAAAAACATTCATCAACTAGAAAAAATGACCGGCAAAAAACATGAAGTCATTGAACACTCTGAAAACCCTGCCCAGTTCATCAAAAATGCACTCAAACCTGCAAAGGTGGATGAAGTGCGAATCACTGAGCGGATGGATGGAAAAAAAATCGCAGTTATTTCTGTTAACCCCAAAGACAAGGGTGTAGCCATCGGCAAAAACGGCAGAAACGCTGAAAGAATCCGTTTCCTAGCAAAACGGTACTTCAACATACAGAACGTCAGCATAACCTAG
- a CDS encoding 50S ribosomal protein L30e: MIDINKAITTTAKTGRIQIGANSALKSAQAKKAKMILFASNCPSDIKAEIEQYCTLGEIPACTFKGESTDLGALCGKPFAICVLTVKDPGDSQILKITEE, from the coding sequence ATGATAGACATCAACAAAGCAATAACAACGACTGCAAAAACTGGCAGAATTCAAATTGGAGCAAACAGCGCACTGAAAAGTGCCCAAGCCAAAAAAGCAAAAATGATTTTGTTTGCTTCAAATTGTCCTTCTGACATTAAAGCAGAAATTGAACAATATTGTACCCTTGGCGAAATTCCAGCATGCACCTTTAAAGGCGAAAGCACTGACCTAGGAGCCCTGTGTGGAAAACCTTTTGCGATTTGTGTTTTGACGGTTAAAGATCCTGGTGACTCACAGATTCTAAAAATTACGGAGGAATAA
- a CDS encoding DNA-directed RNA polymerase subunit A' — translation MSEDTIHKIIEELYFGLFSPQDIRRQSVAEIQTADTYDEDGAPITSGLMDGRLGTLEPRQRCKTCGNTAIRCPGHFGHIELAVPIIHIEFTKIIHNLLQTTCRNCGRVVLPETRVAEVKAEIQNQIDLLGEVPPDFYKEIIKEAKKKDCPYCGAQQSKIDFAKPTTFYEVLEEEGAQRLTQSMIRERLERIPDEDLELFGFTPATARPEWMILQVLPVPPVYVRPSITLESGIRSEDDLTHKLVDIIRINQRLRENMEAGAPTLIIQDLSELLQYHCTTYFNNEASGIPPARHRSGRALKTISQRLKGKEGRFRSNLSGKRVDFSARTVVSPDPNLDINEVGVPQEIAMRLSMPEKVTVWNIEQMRELIINGPENFPGALYVVRPDGKRVRLEFVIERDKVAETLETGFIVERHLMDGDIAIFNRQPSLHRMSIMAHYVRVLPHKTFRLHLCVCPPYNADFDGDEMNLHVPQGEEAQTEARMLMQVQDQILSPRFGGPIIGAIRDFITGSYMFTRKGSYLTKDEVCRLLVASGYDGPMPEPEIKDPQPMWSGKQIFSLYLPKDLNYVLKSTICRNCKTCLGEKCENDAYVVVKDGVLKCGLIDRRSIGAEQSDSLLHRIIKDYGSEAGRKFLNNICQVLKVFIGMRGFTYSYDELELSDAARKKIRRNMNVIEKRIEKLITDYRAETLPRLPGQTLNESFELYVMNELAEARDKAGKVADEDFELENSGIIMTRTGARGSNLNIGQMTACVGQQAVRGKRIMRGYVNRALSHFKEDDPTPRARGFVYNSYQTGLDPIEYFFHAMGGREGLVDTAVRTQQSGYMQRRLINALEQLRVEYDGTVRNSSGDIIQITYGEDGVDPAKSDHGLAVNVSRIVDQVGIMVEKEKAASKDYVMGELTKVEDRLTPLLVSELKNELKRAKFGKTGVDKAISLTLENYKRALVEPGEAVGIVAAQSIGEPGTQMTLRTFHYAGVREQNVTLGLPRLIEIVDARRSPSTPVMSIYLDKEHRKSKEKATEIARDIITTTLADVAAAEPYIDPEAEVVVIELDPELCKERCVDVERLPEVIQMTRYDVSLDGNNLIFTPNKEVDKSKLIEKLPAEHIKGVPDIRRVLVTEETGEWVIRTDGSNLSAVLDVPGIDPTRTTTNNVHEIAETLGIEAARNSLMKEAMGVLEEQGLDVDIRHVMLMADIMTSTGNVRQIGRHGISGKKSSVLARAAFEITVPNLVDAAIKGSSDPLKGVTENVIVGQSIPIGTGLVDLYMTPTNNKEKKQE, via the coding sequence ATGTCAGAAGATACGATTCACAAAATTATAGAGGAACTTTACTTCGGTCTGTTCTCACCCCAAGACATCAGACGACAATCTGTCGCAGAAATCCAAACAGCAGATACCTACGACGAAGACGGTGCCCCAATTACCTCTGGACTCATGGATGGGAGACTAGGAACCCTAGAACCAAGACAACGATGCAAAACCTGTGGAAACACAGCAATCCGCTGTCCTGGACACTTTGGACACATCGAATTAGCTGTCCCAATCATTCATATTGAGTTTACAAAGATTATTCACAATCTGCTTCAAACTACATGTAGAAACTGTGGACGTGTTGTACTTCCTGAAACTCGTGTAGCCGAAGTTAAGGCTGAAATACAAAATCAGATTGACTTGCTTGGAGAAGTTCCTCCAGACTTTTACAAAGAAATAATCAAAGAAGCAAAAAAGAAAGACTGTCCTTACTGTGGTGCTCAGCAATCAAAAATTGATTTTGCTAAACCTACAACCTTTTATGAAGTTCTTGAAGAAGAAGGCGCCCAACGATTAACCCAAAGCATGATACGCGAAAGACTAGAAAGAATACCCGACGAAGACCTAGAATTGTTCGGTTTCACTCCTGCTACCGCTCGCCCAGAATGGATGATACTTCAAGTTCTTCCAGTTCCTCCAGTGTATGTTCGCCCCTCAATTACCTTGGAATCTGGCATTCGCTCAGAAGACGACCTAACCCACAAACTCGTAGACATCATCCGAATCAATCAACGCCTGCGAGAAAACATGGAAGCAGGTGCTCCCACCCTCATTATTCAGGACCTTTCTGAACTGCTTCAGTATCACTGTACAACTTACTTTAACAACGAAGCCTCCGGAATCCCCCCTGCACGACACCGCTCAGGACGAGCCCTCAAGACAATTTCTCAACGTCTAAAAGGAAAAGAAGGACGATTCCGAAGCAACCTATCCGGAAAACGTGTAGACTTTTCTGCTCGTACCGTTGTTTCGCCTGATCCTAACCTTGACATCAACGAAGTTGGTGTTCCACAAGAAATCGCTATGCGATTATCCATGCCGGAAAAGGTAACCGTTTGGAACATTGAACAAATGCGCGAACTGATTATCAACGGTCCAGAAAATTTCCCAGGTGCCCTTTACGTAGTTCGCCCTGACGGAAAACGTGTCAGATTAGAGTTCGTTATTGAACGGGACAAAGTTGCAGAAACCTTAGAAACTGGATTCATTGTCGAACGCCATCTAATGGACGGAGACATTGCAATCTTTAACCGTCAGCCTTCACTTCACAGGATGTCAATTATGGCTCATTATGTGCGGGTTTTGCCACATAAGACCTTCAGATTGCATTTGTGTGTTTGTCCTCCTTACAACGCGGACTTTGATGGTGACGAAATGAACCTTCACGTCCCCCAGGGTGAAGAAGCCCAAACAGAAGCCCGAATGCTGATGCAGGTTCAAGACCAGATACTTTCCCCAAGATTTGGTGGACCCATCATTGGTGCTATTCGTGACTTTATCACTGGCTCTTACATGTTCACCCGCAAAGGAAGCTACTTAACCAAAGACGAAGTCTGCAGATTGCTTGTGGCTTCTGGTTATGATGGACCAATGCCCGAGCCCGAAATCAAAGACCCCCAACCCATGTGGAGTGGCAAACAAATCTTTAGTTTGTATCTTCCAAAGGACTTGAACTATGTTCTCAAATCCACAATTTGCCGTAACTGCAAAACTTGTTTAGGTGAAAAATGTGAAAACGACGCTTACGTAGTTGTTAAAGACGGAGTTCTAAAATGTGGTCTAATCGATAGACGCTCTATTGGAGCTGAACAATCTGACAGTTTGCTTCACCGAATCATCAAAGATTATGGTTCTGAAGCTGGACGAAAATTCCTTAACAACATCTGTCAAGTCTTGAAAGTTTTCATCGGAATGCGTGGATTCACTTACTCTTATGATGAACTTGAACTCTCTGATGCCGCCCGAAAGAAGATTCGCCGAAATATGAACGTAATCGAAAAACGCATCGAAAAACTCATTACTGACTACCGCGCGGAAACTTTGCCAAGGCTTCCTGGTCAGACTCTTAATGAATCTTTTGAACTTTACGTCATGAACGAACTCGCCGAAGCCCGAGACAAAGCAGGCAAAGTCGCAGACGAAGACTTTGAACTAGAAAACTCTGGAATCATCATGACCCGAACTGGAGCTCGTGGCTCTAACCTTAACATTGGTCAGATGACTGCTTGTGTTGGTCAGCAGGCCGTACGTGGTAAACGTATCATGCGAGGTTACGTGAACCGTGCGTTGTCTCACTTCAAAGAAGACGACCCAACCCCCCGAGCCCGAGGATTCGTTTACAACTCTTACCAAACTGGGTTAGACCCCATCGAATACTTCTTCCACGCCATGGGTGGTAGGGAAGGTCTGGTAGACACTGCAGTTCGTACCCAGCAAAGTGGTTACATGCAAAGACGTCTAATTAACGCCCTTGAACAACTGCGAGTTGAATACGACGGCACCGTCCGAAACTCTAGTGGTGACATTATTCAAATCACCTATGGTGAAGACGGAGTAGACCCAGCCAAGAGCGACCACGGTCTGGCAGTAAACGTTAGCCGAATTGTAGACCAAGTTGGAATCATGGTGGAAAAAGAAAAAGCCGCCTCAAAAGACTATGTTATGGGTGAACTCACCAAAGTTGAGGACCGCTTAACTCCTCTTCTGGTCTCTGAACTTAAGAATGAACTCAAACGAGCAAAGTTTGGTAAAACTGGTGTAGACAAAGCCATCAGCTTAACCTTGGAAAACTACAAGCGTGCTTTGGTTGAACCTGGAGAAGCTGTGGGTATTGTTGCCGCTCAGTCTATTGGTGAACCTGGTACCCAGATGACCTTGCGTACTTTCCACTATGCAGGTGTTCGTGAACAAAACGTCACTCTTGGTTTGCCTAGGCTTATCGAGATTGTCGACGCTCGCCGAAGCCCATCCACTCCTGTTATGAGCATTTATCTAGACAAAGAACACCGCAAGAGCAAAGAAAAAGCAACAGAAATTGCCCGTGACATCATCACTACTACCTTAGCTGATGTTGCAGCTGCTGAACCTTACATTGACCCTGAAGCTGAAGTAGTGGTTATCGAGCTTGACCCAGAACTTTGCAAAGAACGATGCGTCGATGTTGAACGACTACCTGAAGTTATCCAAATGACCCGCTACGATGTTAGTTTAGATGGAAATAATTTGATTTTCACTCCTAACAAGGAAGTAGACAAGAGCAAACTTATTGAAAAGTTGCCTGCCGAGCACATCAAAGGTGTGCCTGATATCCGCAGGGTTCTTGTTACTGAAGAAACTGGTGAATGGGTTATCCGAACAGATGGCTCTAACTTGTCTGCTGTTTTGGACGTTCCTGGAATTGATCCAACACGAACAACAACAAACAATGTTCATGAAATCGCTGAAACCCTTGGAATAGAAGCGGCCCGTAACTCTTTGATGAAAGAAGCTATGGGCGTTCTGGAAGAACAAGGTCTGGATGTTGATATTCGGCACGTTATGTTGATGGCAGACATCATGACTTCAACTGGTAACGTTAGGCAAATTGGACGCCACGGAATCAGCGGAAAGAAATCCAGTGTTCTGGCCCGAGCAGCCTTCGAGATTACTGTTCCTAACCTAGTTGATGCAGCAATCAAAGGTTCCAGTGACCCCCTGAAAGGAGTGACCGAAAACGTTATAGTCGGCCAATCGATACCCATCGGCACTGGTCTAGTTGATCTTTACATGACACCAACAAACAACAAAGAGAAGAAGCAAGAATGA